A window from Marinagarivorans cellulosilyticus encodes these proteins:
- a CDS encoding response regulator, with the protein MSLSGFKFEQQTNGLECYDSQPVRRIMLVDDEESILKSAERCLAFDEYMITCFQSPQEALKSARHQAYDLVITDQRMPCMNGVELLTQINEAQPQCVGIILSGFSDSSTLLEAINQAHIYQFVCKPWVNEDFRLLVKKALSHAEQQCETQRLADQARVSSGSMTRHRAQLRELEAKYPGITRVERDENGAIVLHSRH; encoded by the coding sequence ATGAGTTTATCTGGCTTCAAATTCGAGCAACAAACAAACGGCCTCGAATGCTATGACAGTCAACCCGTTAGGCGGATAATGTTAGTGGATGACGAAGAATCTATTCTTAAATCTGCTGAGCGCTGCTTGGCTTTTGATGAATACATGATTACTTGCTTTCAATCACCGCAAGAAGCCCTTAAAAGCGCTCGCCATCAAGCTTACGATTTAGTCATTACCGACCAGCGCATGCCCTGCATGAACGGCGTTGAACTACTCACACAAATTAACGAGGCACAGCCGCAATGTGTGGGCATTATACTCAGTGGTTTTAGCGATAGCTCCACACTCCTAGAGGCTATAAACCAAGCCCACATCTATCAATTCGTATGCAAACCTTGGGTTAACGAAGATTTTCGCTTGCTGGTCAAAAAAGCACTCAGCCATGCCGAGCAGCAGTGCGAAACCCAGCGCCTAGCGGACCAAGCCCGAGTAAGTAGCGGCAGCATGACTCGGCATCGCGCGCAGCTGCGCGAGTTAGAAGCAAAATACCCGGGTATCACACGGGTAGAGCGGGATGAAAACGGCGCCATTGTGTTGCACTCCCGACATTAA
- a CDS encoding GGDEF domain-containing protein translates to MALVSPSRIRTAAIVLTVAAMALHYVLPPKHIVIHPANDNAMTIYSDAQWGGESSVEWLDEERTRWLCSLKRSPAHPVCGLSVHWNDTQRKFINAYGFSNVKVKLRYKGPGNTLRLYMRNFDGQHGLKEDRDTHKFMYVNIPTNDFGDFSAPYTTEVALSEFQVADWWRDEYKVDRNNAKPQFDHITSFGVDFPFPQVMGEHTLELERVELIGVWIKAEALYLGIILAWLSVLFTETTWRMYRWRKVAKENLRQVKDLTNYAQQLQEKSEKYRELSHIDSLTEVYNRYGFMQTLKSLFGKGALNGCLLIIDIDHFKRVNDEFGHVTGDKVLREVASLFAKNIRKGDIFARWGGEEFVLLVTSYNLEQAKSLAQKLRLLVQNHDFNSDAAVAITVSIGLTSFSKIDSLNSAFIRADEALYSAKTQGRNQVVAY, encoded by the coding sequence ATGGCTTTAGTGTCCCCATCACGTATTCGTACAGCGGCAATTGTTCTAACTGTTGCGGCAATGGCGTTACATTATGTTTTGCCGCCTAAACATATCGTTATTCACCCCGCTAACGATAATGCAATGACGATATACAGTGATGCACAGTGGGGGGGCGAATCGTCGGTTGAGTGGTTGGATGAGGAGCGCACGCGCTGGCTTTGTAGTCTTAAGCGTAGCCCTGCGCACCCTGTTTGCGGTTTGTCGGTGCATTGGAACGATACGCAGCGCAAATTCATCAATGCATACGGTTTTTCCAACGTTAAAGTGAAGCTTCGCTATAAGGGGCCTGGCAATACGTTGCGCCTTTATATGCGCAATTTTGACGGTCAGCACGGCCTTAAAGAAGATCGTGATACGCACAAATTCATGTATGTGAACATTCCAACCAATGACTTTGGCGATTTTTCGGCGCCCTATACAACTGAAGTTGCGCTATCGGAGTTTCAAGTTGCCGATTGGTGGCGTGATGAATATAAGGTTGATAGGAATAATGCTAAGCCACAATTTGATCATATTACTTCCTTTGGCGTGGATTTTCCGTTTCCCCAAGTTATGGGAGAGCACACCTTAGAGCTTGAACGTGTAGAGCTTATCGGTGTGTGGATAAAAGCAGAAGCCTTATACCTTGGTATTATTCTAGCGTGGTTAAGCGTTCTATTTACTGAAACAACGTGGCGAATGTACCGTTGGCGTAAAGTAGCGAAAGAAAACCTACGGCAAGTAAAAGATCTAACAAACTATGCGCAGCAGCTCCAAGAAAAGTCTGAAAAATACCGTGAGCTTTCGCATATCGATAGCTTAACGGAGGTGTATAACCGCTATGGTTTTATGCAAACGTTAAAAAGCCTATTTGGTAAAGGCGCACTTAATGGTTGTTTATTAATTATTGATATTGACCATTTTAAACGGGTTAACGATGAGTTTGGCCACGTTACAGGGGATAAAGTATTAAGGGAGGTTGCTAGTTTATTTGCAAAGAATATTCGTAAAGGTGATATTTTTGCACGCTGGGGCGGTGAAGAGTTTGTCTTGCTTGTGACAAGTTATAACCTAGAGCAGGCAAAGTCCTTGGCGCAAAAGCTGCGTTTGCTAGTGCAAAATCACGATTTTAATTCGGACGCCGCTGTAGCAATAACGGTGAGCATTGGGCTAACTTCGTTCAGTAAAATCGATTCTTTAAATAGTGCTTTTATTCGTGCCGACGAGGCCCTGTACTCTGCTAAGACGCAAGGGCGTAATCAAGTTGTGGCTTATTGA